A genomic region of Vibrio ziniensis contains the following coding sequences:
- the soxR gene encoding redox-sensitive transcriptional activator SoxR, with protein sequence MEMTVGEVAKRSGVNVSTLHFYEQKGLIYSWRNQGNQRRYHRNVLRRIAVIKAAQMVGLTLEEISASLADLPKHQAPTRQQWEQMASDWSAMLEHRIQQLQALKNDLGGCIGCGCLSMDSCAIYNPQDIRAITFEDKTRLTNPEQWSGAVEPSSDSIHSSSGG encoded by the coding sequence ATGGAAATGACTGTGGGAGAAGTGGCTAAACGCTCAGGAGTGAATGTTTCAACCCTACATTTTTACGAGCAAAAAGGGCTTATCTATAGCTGGCGCAATCAAGGAAACCAACGCAGATACCACAGAAATGTGCTGCGTAGAATCGCCGTGATTAAAGCCGCGCAGATGGTTGGTCTTACACTGGAAGAGATCTCAGCTTCACTGGCTGACTTACCAAAACATCAGGCGCCAACTCGGCAACAGTGGGAGCAGATGGCTTCAGATTGGAGTGCCATGCTTGAGCACCGCATTCAACAGCTACAAGCATTAAAAAACGACCTCGGTGGATGCATTGGTTGCGGTTGCCTATCAATGGATTCATGCGCCATTTATAACCCGCAGGATATTCGGGCGATAACGTTTGAAGACAAAACACGCCTCACCAATCCAGAACAATGGTCAGGAGCTGTAGAGCCATCGAGCGATTCAATTCATTCATCAAGTGGAGGGTGA
- a CDS encoding SDR family oxidoreductase produces the protein MKIHNSIALVTGANRGIGLAFAQELLSRGAKKVYAAVRDTSTIKLPGVVPVKLDVTNINDVNAAVEIASDVTLVINNAGIAQPGGFLLEDSLEVTKRTFETNFYGILHMSKAFAPVLKSNGGGAILNVLSVGAWINNGGLAAYAASKSAAWSLTNALRYELASQGTQVLGLHMGYVDTDLTQAFDIPKSSPKEIVTRALDGLEAGQDEVLADEITQQVKQGMTSARPVYLPQDQ, from the coding sequence ATGAAAATTCATAATTCTATAGCGTTAGTGACTGGCGCAAATCGGGGAATTGGGCTGGCATTCGCTCAAGAATTACTTTCTCGTGGTGCTAAAAAAGTCTACGCCGCTGTTCGTGACACATCGACTATCAAGCTGCCCGGAGTTGTGCCAGTCAAACTGGATGTAACTAACATTAATGACGTTAATGCCGCGGTAGAAATAGCATCTGATGTCACCTTGGTCATTAATAATGCAGGGATCGCTCAACCGGGCGGCTTCTTACTTGAAGATAGCCTTGAGGTAACAAAACGTACATTTGAGACAAACTTTTATGGCATTTTGCATATGAGTAAAGCATTTGCTCCCGTTTTAAAGAGTAATGGAGGTGGTGCAATACTTAATGTTTTATCTGTCGGTGCTTGGATTAATAACGGCGGATTAGCGGCCTATGCAGCAAGTAAATCCGCGGCTTGGTCTTTAACTAATGCATTGCGTTATGAGTTAGCATCTCAAGGGACTCAAGTTTTGGGCTTACATATGGGCTATGTGGATACCGACCTAACGCAAGCTTTTGACATACCCAAAAGTAGTCCTAAAGAAATCGTTACTCGAGCTCTTGATGGCTTGGAAGCTGGACAAGATGAAGTATTGGCTGACGAGATAACTCAACAAGTAAAGCAAGGAATGACATCCGCGCGCCCTGTATATTTACCTCAAGATCAATGA
- a CDS encoding iron-containing alcohol dehydrogenase, with amino-acid sequence MNNFTYFNPTKVHFGKGQIATLKQEIAPNSRVLITYGGGSIKKNGVYDQVIDALKDCTVFEFSGIEPNPHYETLIKAVELAKKEKVDLILAVGGGSVIDGSKFIAAGACYDGDYWDIITTGGNCVKKALPLGCVLTLPATGSEMNRNSVVTRAATQDKLSFGSDLVRPTFSILDPETTYSLPARQIANGAVDSFVHIMEQYMTYPVNAKVSDRFAESLLLNILEDGPVALEKPNDYEVRANLMWTATMALNGTLRNGVPTDWSTHAIGHELTALFSLDHAQTLAIVMPSLWRYKKEQKKGKLLQYANRVLNITSGSEDEQIELAIQKTEEFFALMGNPTTLSAYGLDESAIPAVKQKLTEHGMLAIGEHGDITPDDVVEILKLAL; translated from the coding sequence ATGAACAATTTTACTTATTTCAACCCAACCAAAGTGCATTTTGGTAAAGGTCAAATCGCGACTCTAAAGCAAGAAATCGCACCAAACAGCCGTGTTCTGATTACTTACGGTGGCGGCAGCATTAAGAAGAATGGTGTTTATGACCAAGTGATCGATGCGCTTAAAGATTGCACTGTATTCGAGTTCAGCGGTATCGAACCAAACCCGCATTATGAAACGCTGATTAAAGCGGTGGAGCTTGCCAAGAAAGAGAAAGTTGATTTGATTCTTGCTGTGGGCGGTGGCTCTGTGATTGATGGCAGTAAGTTCATTGCTGCGGGCGCTTGTTATGACGGCGATTACTGGGACATCATCACAACCGGTGGTAACTGTGTGAAAAAAGCTCTGCCACTGGGCTGTGTTCTTACACTTCCGGCAACAGGCTCAGAGATGAACCGCAATAGTGTGGTAACGCGCGCAGCCACTCAAGACAAGCTCTCTTTCGGCTCTGATTTGGTTCGCCCTACGTTCTCAATTCTCGATCCTGAAACCACCTATTCTCTTCCAGCACGTCAAATCGCTAACGGTGCAGTAGACAGTTTTGTTCACATCATGGAACAGTACATGACCTACCCTGTGAACGCGAAAGTCTCAGACCGTTTTGCTGAAAGCTTACTTCTCAATATTCTCGAAGATGGTCCGGTAGCACTGGAAAAACCAAATGATTACGAAGTGCGCGCAAACCTGATGTGGACAGCAACTATGGCGCTGAACGGCACGTTAAGAAATGGCGTACCTACTGACTGGTCAACACACGCGATTGGTCACGAGCTGACTGCACTATTCAGTTTAGACCATGCACAAACATTGGCGATTGTGATGCCATCGCTGTGGCGTTACAAAAAAGAGCAGAAGAAAGGCAAACTGCTTCAATACGCAAACCGAGTGTTAAACATCACGTCAGGCAGCGAAGATGAGCAAATCGAACTTGCGATTCAAAAGACGGAAGAGTTCTTCGCGTTAATGGGCAACCCAACCACATTGTCCGCTTACGGACTGGATGAATCGGCTATTCCTGCTGTAAAACAAAAACTCACCGAACACGGCATGCTCGCTATTGGTGAACACGGCGACATTACTCCAGATGACGTGGTAGAGATCTTAAAGTTAGCTCTATAA
- a CDS encoding outer membrane beta-barrel protein, with the protein MKLNHVVVTLAVTLFSSSVVWADNQSTRGFYLGGDWGLFNNSTIETDSSSITENSDFGDFGYGFMVGYEFNTHRLVKLGLEAEYRSLATVSQDTISTEADGVFFNVKPKFIVEYDQADIYLSLLAGLGNLDVTTNTLGSDSELAYQVGAELGVIVNRHLDLHLGYRNAQVTFDDADVSFGSIYTGVRYFF; encoded by the coding sequence ATGAAACTAAATCATGTCGTTGTGACACTTGCTGTTACCCTTTTCAGCAGCTCTGTTGTATGGGCTGATAACCAAAGTACTCGTGGTTTTTATCTTGGTGGAGATTGGGGGCTTTTTAACAATTCAACAATTGAGACAGATAGTTCTTCTATCACAGAAAATAGTGACTTTGGCGATTTTGGTTACGGATTCATGGTTGGTTATGAGTTCAATACCCATCGCTTAGTTAAATTGGGCTTAGAAGCTGAATACCGAAGTTTAGCTACTGTGAGCCAAGATACGATTAGTACCGAAGCAGATGGTGTGTTTTTCAATGTGAAACCGAAATTTATTGTTGAATACGACCAAGCAGATATTTATTTATCGCTTCTAGCGGGTCTTGGTAATCTCGATGTGACGACCAATACGCTCGGTTCTGACTCTGAATTAGCTTACCAGGTAGGTGCAGAGTTGGGCGTTATCGTGAATCGTCATCTTGATTTGCATTTAGGCTACAGAAATGCTCAAGTGACATTCGATGATGCAGATGTGAGTTTTGGCAGCATCTACACTGGTGTACGTTACTTCTTTTAA
- the murP gene encoding PTS N-acetylmuramic acid transporter subunit IIBC yields MAKITETMISQILSAVGGSSNVSKCGNCMTRLRLTLANNSVAEQATIKQIPGVLGVVESDEQFQIILGPGKAQQAADLMNQLIDSLTAGGEAPAHQDLSSIAAEQKKQVKSKQTSSVQRFLSKFATIFTPLIPGFIAAGLLLGFATLLEQIFVIGQEPSQFMVDMIAYMKVFGKGLFAFLSILIGYNAQQAFGGSGVNGAILASLFVLGYNPEATSGIYSGMSEFFGYTIDPRGNIIGVLLAAIIGAQVERRVRRFMPDSLDMILTSVFTLLIMGVVTYVVIMPIGGELFKGMSWLFLNLNDNPIGAAILAGLFLISVVFGIHQGFVPVYFALMEAQGFNSLFPILAMAGGGQVGAALALYVKAKKEAVLRTQIKGAIIPGILGIGEPLIYGVTLPRVKPFVTACIGGAAGGFFIGLVSYLGLPVGLNTVFGPSGIVAIPLMTSHHGIFTGMMVFVTGLVISYIVGFLSTYFFGSKDIDLS; encoded by the coding sequence ATGGCAAAGATTACCGAAACAATGATATCGCAGATTCTCTCTGCGGTGGGTGGTAGCAGTAATGTCAGCAAATGCGGCAACTGTATGACCCGTCTTCGTTTAACTCTGGCGAATAACTCAGTGGCAGAGCAAGCGACGATTAAACAAATTCCTGGCGTATTGGGCGTGGTGGAAAGTGATGAGCAGTTCCAAATCATCCTTGGTCCGGGTAAAGCACAACAAGCAGCCGATTTGATGAATCAGCTCATCGACAGTTTAACCGCTGGCGGTGAAGCGCCTGCACATCAAGATTTATCTTCGATTGCGGCAGAGCAGAAGAAGCAGGTTAAAAGTAAACAAACCAGTTCAGTTCAACGTTTTCTCAGCAAATTTGCGACTATTTTTACTCCGCTGATCCCTGGTTTTATCGCTGCGGGTTTACTGCTTGGCTTTGCGACTTTGTTAGAGCAAATCTTCGTTATCGGTCAAGAGCCAAGCCAGTTTATGGTCGACATGATTGCCTACATGAAGGTGTTCGGCAAAGGTCTGTTTGCTTTCCTAAGTATTCTGATTGGTTACAACGCTCAGCAGGCATTTGGTGGCTCAGGTGTTAATGGTGCAATCCTCGCTTCACTGTTTGTGCTTGGTTATAACCCAGAAGCGACTTCTGGCATTTATTCCGGTATGAGCGAGTTCTTCGGTTACACCATTGATCCGCGCGGTAACATCATCGGTGTTCTGCTTGCTGCGATAATTGGTGCTCAGGTTGAACGTAGAGTCCGTCGCTTTATGCCAGATTCGTTGGATATGATTCTTACCTCGGTGTTCACACTGCTTATCATGGGTGTAGTGACTTACGTTGTCATTATGCCTATTGGTGGCGAGCTGTTTAAGGGCATGTCTTGGTTGTTCCTGAATCTGAATGACAACCCAATTGGCGCGGCAATCTTGGCGGGTCTGTTCCTGATTTCAGTTGTGTTCGGTATTCACCAAGGCTTTGTACCTGTCTATTTTGCATTAATGGAAGCTCAGGGCTTTAACTCTCTGTTCCCGATTCTCGCAATGGCGGGTGGCGGTCAGGTCGGTGCGGCATTGGCTCTTTATGTGAAAGCGAAGAAAGAAGCAGTACTGCGTACCCAGATTAAAGGTGCGATTATTCCGGGTATCTTGGGGATCGGTGAACCGTTGATTTACGGTGTGACACTGCCTCGCGTGAAACCGTTCGTGACGGCGTGTATTGGTGGTGCAGCTGGCGGCTTCTTTATCGGTCTGGTCTCTTACCTAGGATTACCTGTGGGTTTGAACACAGTATTTGGTCCATCGGGTATTGTTGCGATTCCTCTAATGACCTCTCACCACGGTATTTTCACCGGCATGATGGTGTTCGTTACAGGTCTTGTTATCTCTTACATTGTCGGCTTCCTGAGCACTTACTTCTTCGGCAGCAAAGACATCGATTTAAGCTGA
- a CDS encoding MFS transporter, which yields MENKTRTKAYLTGRFFDGISSGLFMMALPWAMLSTPNMGAFVAMVALACTAISFFLTPFFSTLIDRHSRKQLLVSVQFVQAAMAALIAVFYGVGYESNWLLATAQLVFWTSSNLAWATNNAFTQENFHQHEYAAISGKQEVIMQGTTLGSGALGVVLLEMWGMLEFASFAAVASAIASISYMITPYRRQLRQVNSVSFVDQMKESKDIFVERPQFYVFLMLSALSYPILTFLTKLVPIWFAETGISGDWFAGYNIAFGMGSLITGLMVGRLLGLGTHQGIMIGAMGLAAMMLIGMSLSPTPLMLLVFTFFFGTFNALNRIARTNWMHHSISIHQRGRADGGLQMFATFAQSISYVAIALLSHFGMTQIGFFLAAVVMVLAVCMMMRLNRGQELAVGVA from the coding sequence ATGGAAAACAAAACGCGCACTAAGGCTTATCTCACAGGACGATTCTTTGATGGCATATCATCTGGGCTGTTTATGATGGCGTTACCTTGGGCCATGCTCTCCACTCCCAACATGGGCGCATTTGTTGCGATGGTCGCGTTGGCATGTACGGCGATTTCGTTTTTCCTAACACCGTTTTTTTCCACTTTGATTGACAGACACTCAAGAAAACAATTACTGGTATCCGTCCAATTTGTGCAAGCAGCGATGGCAGCCCTTATTGCGGTGTTTTACGGGGTTGGATACGAGTCGAATTGGCTACTGGCGACAGCGCAATTGGTTTTTTGGACTTCCAGTAACTTAGCGTGGGCAACCAATAATGCTTTTACTCAGGAAAACTTCCATCAGCATGAATATGCAGCCATCTCCGGCAAGCAGGAAGTGATCATGCAGGGAACGACATTAGGTTCTGGCGCATTAGGTGTAGTGCTGCTTGAGATGTGGGGAATGTTGGAGTTTGCTTCGTTCGCTGCTGTTGCTTCAGCAATAGCGAGTATTAGCTACATGATCACGCCTTATCGCCGCCAGTTACGCCAAGTAAATTCAGTGTCATTTGTTGATCAAATGAAAGAGAGCAAAGATATCTTTGTGGAACGGCCACAGTTTTATGTGTTCTTGATGCTCTCCGCTTTAAGTTATCCAATATTAACCTTTCTCACCAAGCTAGTGCCGATTTGGTTTGCTGAAACGGGCATTTCTGGTGATTGGTTCGCCGGTTATAACATCGCCTTTGGAATGGGATCGTTAATCACTGGTTTGATGGTTGGTCGATTATTAGGATTGGGGACGCATCAAGGGATCATGATCGGCGCAATGGGACTGGCAGCTATGATGCTGATTGGCATGAGTTTATCTCCAACACCGCTTATGCTGCTGGTATTCACCTTTTTCTTTGGCACTTTCAATGCGCTAAACCGTATTGCTCGAACAAACTGGATGCATCATAGCATCAGCATTCATCAACGCGGCCGGGCAGATGGCGGTTTACAGATGTTTGCCACTTTTGCGCAGAGTATTAGCTATGTTGCCATCGCACTTTTAAGTCATTTTGGTATGACTCAAATTGGATTTTTCTTGGCAGCAGTCGTTATGGTTTTAGCGGTATGTATGATGATGCGCTTAAACCGAGGTCAGGAGTTAGCTGTTGGTGTGGCGTAA
- a CDS encoding transporter substrate-binding domain-containing protein → MKLKPFTQQVRGALVSSIAIFSLFSSVNANAAESALNGILSSGELKFCFESGYIPFEMTDKNGRYVGFDIDLAKQMARAINVKFVPVNTAWDGIVPALKTGKCDFIGGMTITPERNLSVNFADPYIEVGQTILIAPKLADKIHSFRDLNTEQYTIATQMGTTGAEAAKKYLSRSKIDLYDTSADAVLQIVNGQADAFVYDFPYNAMYEAQHKGKVVHLDQSFTYEPLGWAVRQGDPDFLNFLNNFLRQIKGDGTYQRIHDKWFKSDDWVNSVQ, encoded by the coding sequence ATGAAGTTAAAGCCTTTCACACAACAGGTTCGAGGTGCATTAGTCTCCTCTATCGCGATTTTCTCTCTTTTTTCGTCAGTAAACGCAAACGCTGCAGAATCAGCACTGAATGGAATTTTAAGCTCAGGTGAGCTCAAGTTCTGTTTTGAATCTGGTTACATTCCATTTGAAATGACCGATAAAAACGGTCGTTATGTGGGCTTCGATATTGATCTGGCTAAGCAAATGGCGCGCGCAATCAATGTTAAGTTTGTACCCGTGAATACCGCTTGGGATGGTATCGTTCCAGCGTTAAAAACGGGTAAGTGCGATTTCATCGGTGGTATGACTATCACGCCAGAACGCAATTTAAGCGTCAATTTCGCAGATCCATACATTGAAGTGGGTCAAACCATCCTCATTGCACCTAAACTTGCTGACAAGATTCACTCTTTCCGTGACCTGAACACTGAGCAATACACCATCGCAACACAAATGGGTACAACGGGCGCAGAAGCAGCTAAGAAATACTTATCACGCTCGAAAATCGATCTTTACGACACTTCAGCAGATGCAGTGCTGCAAATCGTAAACGGTCAGGCAGATGCGTTTGTTTATGATTTCCCTTACAACGCTATGTATGAAGCACAGCACAAGGGGAAAGTAGTTCACCTAGATCAGAGCTTTACTTATGAGCCGCTCGGTTGGGCTGTCCGTCAGGGAGATCCCGATTTCCTTAACTTCCTCAACAACTTCTTACGCCAAATCAAAGGTGATGGTACTTATCAGCGTATTCATGACAAATGGTTCAAATCAGACGATTGGGTAAATAGCGTTCAGTAA
- a CDS encoding cytosine deaminase produces the protein MTQLHIRNALLRSYSEPQDIYIEDGIIRSITPCGQEHPTNKLEIDAKGGLVIPPFCEPHIHLDTTQTAGEPNWNQSGTLFEGIERWAERKSLLSKEDVKERAKQTLKWQIANGVQHVRTHVDVSDPTLIALKAMLEVKEEMKPWVDLQIVAFPQEGILSYPNGKELLEEAVKLGADVVGAIPHFEFTREYGVESLHFAFELARKYDRLIDVHCDEIDDEQSRFVETVAALAHKYNMGSKVTASHTTAMHSYNGAYTSRLFRLLRMSGINFVANPLVNIHLQGRFDDYPKRRGITRVKEMIASKINVCFGHDDVFDPWYPLGTANMLQVLHMGLHVCQIMGYEQINQSLDLITENSARTLSLGDDYGLKVGTSANFIILPAESGFEAVRRQVPVQYSIREGKVIAQTKLAESEIYLERKESVSFKR, from the coding sequence ATGACTCAACTCCATATTCGCAATGCTCTTTTACGTTCATACAGTGAACCACAAGATATCTATATTGAAGACGGAATCATTCGAAGCATTACGCCTTGTGGTCAAGAACATCCAACCAATAAACTAGAAATTGATGCTAAAGGTGGTTTGGTTATCCCACCATTTTGTGAACCACATATCCACCTTGATACCACGCAAACTGCTGGAGAGCCGAATTGGAACCAATCTGGTACGTTATTCGAAGGTATTGAGCGTTGGGCAGAACGTAAAAGCTTACTATCAAAAGAAGATGTAAAAGAGCGCGCTAAACAGACATTGAAATGGCAGATTGCCAACGGGGTGCAACATGTTCGTACCCATGTCGATGTCTCGGATCCAACTTTAATCGCTTTAAAAGCGATGTTGGAAGTAAAAGAAGAGATGAAGCCTTGGGTTGACTTGCAAATCGTTGCTTTCCCACAAGAAGGTATTTTGTCTTACCCAAATGGCAAAGAGCTACTAGAAGAAGCGGTGAAACTAGGAGCCGATGTCGTTGGCGCAATCCCACACTTTGAATTCACCCGTGAATACGGGGTTGAGTCACTACACTTTGCATTTGAGCTGGCACGTAAATATGACCGCCTAATCGATGTTCACTGTGACGAAATTGACGATGAACAATCTCGTTTTGTTGAAACAGTGGCAGCGCTTGCGCATAAATACAACATGGGTAGCAAAGTTACAGCAAGCCACACTACAGCTATGCACTCTTATAATGGAGCATATACTTCTCGTTTGTTCCGCTTACTGCGCATGTCTGGCATCAACTTTGTCGCAAACCCGCTAGTGAACATTCACCTTCAAGGTCGCTTTGACGATTATCCAAAACGCCGCGGTATTACTCGAGTTAAAGAGATGATTGCTAGCAAAATTAACGTTTGTTTCGGTCATGATGACGTGTTCGACCCATGGTACCCACTAGGAACAGCAAACATGCTACAAGTACTCCATATGGGGCTGCATGTTTGCCAAATCATGGGCTACGAGCAAATAAATCAATCATTAGACTTAATCACTGAAAACTCAGCTCGCACCCTGTCACTTGGTGATGACTATGGCCTTAAAGTAGGAACTTCGGCTAATTTCATAATCCTGCCAGCGGAAAGTGGATTTGAAGCAGTACGCCGTCAAGTACCGGTTCAATACTCTATTCGTGAAGGGAAGGTAATTGCTCAGACTAAACTAGCTGAAAGCGAAATATATTTAGAGCGCAAAGAGTCTGTTAGTTTTAAACGTTAA
- a CDS encoding MATE family efflux transporter, with amino-acid sequence MAKTQQLIDGPINKALLSLAIPIVFGQLLQSAYQLTDAFWVGRLGANEVAAVSVSMPVTFLVIALGAGLAMAGATLTAQYMGARQYDKVNHVAGQTMLMVFITSVVLGFLGYLLSPYFLRLLGVEEAVYTNALSFMRISFVSVIFVFVYNMFQALMRGIGQVKVPLYIVLGTVLLNFVLDPLFIFGMGKFDGLGVSGAALATLVTQALAALTGFYILSKGKHGIHLKWRDLSPDWTYIKRAFFLGAPGSVELSARALGLITMSFLVASFGTVTIASYGVGSNILQLITIPGMGLAMAVSTLVGQNLGANRVDRAAKITVIGSVWSFVMLTVLGVFAYLLAPSVVKFFIPDNPAVVEQGAEFLKVMCLSWGFIGVQLSIMSAFRASGNMTNSMILSLLTQWVFQFPLAYILSKHTVLAEKGIWWSFTVTNVLVALVAVAWYARGSWKKTRIIEQDDIETLATSEEALIEVGERRA; translated from the coding sequence ATGGCAAAAACACAACAGTTAATCGATGGTCCAATTAACAAAGCGTTATTGTCGCTCGCTATTCCCATTGTTTTTGGGCAGCTTTTGCAGTCTGCTTATCAGCTTACAGATGCTTTCTGGGTCGGACGTTTAGGGGCGAATGAAGTCGCCGCGGTTTCTGTCAGTATGCCAGTGACATTTTTAGTCATAGCGTTGGGCGCGGGACTTGCTATGGCCGGGGCGACACTGACAGCGCAATACATGGGTGCAAGGCAATATGACAAGGTTAACCACGTCGCAGGTCAAACCATGTTGATGGTATTTATTACTTCGGTGGTGTTGGGGTTTCTCGGTTATCTGCTCTCTCCATATTTCTTAAGGCTGCTCGGTGTTGAAGAAGCGGTGTATACCAACGCTCTCTCTTTTATGCGTATCTCCTTTGTTAGCGTGATTTTTGTGTTTGTTTACAACATGTTCCAAGCCTTAATGAGAGGTATTGGCCAGGTAAAAGTCCCGCTTTATATCGTGCTTGGTACGGTGTTACTCAACTTTGTACTAGATCCTTTGTTCATCTTCGGTATGGGCAAGTTTGACGGTCTCGGTGTTTCCGGTGCTGCGCTGGCCACTCTGGTCACTCAAGCATTAGCTGCGTTAACTGGTTTCTATATTCTTTCCAAAGGCAAACACGGTATTCATCTGAAGTGGCGTGATTTGTCACCTGACTGGACATACATCAAGCGTGCTTTCTTTTTAGGTGCTCCGGGCTCAGTAGAACTTTCGGCTCGTGCGCTAGGTTTGATTACCATGTCGTTTCTAGTGGCGAGTTTTGGCACGGTTACCATTGCTTCCTACGGTGTAGGTTCAAACATACTGCAATTGATCACGATTCCCGGCATGGGCTTGGCGATGGCGGTTTCTACACTGGTTGGGCAGAATTTGGGAGCGAATCGTGTCGATCGTGCAGCGAAAATTACTGTCATTGGCTCTGTTTGGAGCTTTGTGATGCTGACTGTACTCGGGGTGTTTGCTTACCTACTAGCGCCAAGCGTGGTGAAATTTTTCATTCCAGATAACCCAGCAGTGGTTGAACAAGGCGCTGAGTTTTTGAAAGTGATGTGTCTGTCTTGGGGCTTTATAGGTGTGCAGCTTTCTATCATGTCGGCGTTTCGCGCGTCAGGCAATATGACCAACAGTATGATCCTCTCATTGCTTACTCAATGGGTGTTCCAGTTCCCGCTAGCCTACATTCTCTCTAAACATACGGTGTTAGCAGAAAAAGGTATTTGGTGGTCGTTTACTGTAACCAACGTCTTGGTTGCTTTGGTGGCGGTAGCTTGGTATGCCCGTGGTAGCTGGAAGAAAACGCGCATTATCGAACAAGATGACATTGAAACACTGGCTACTTCAGAAGAAGCGCTTATCGAAGTGGGCGAAAGAAGGGCTTAA
- a CDS encoding MFS transporter, whose product MQLIFFGSIFICSTSVFYMEVQKTNSNHLTATGLILLVAGQLMPQMDFSIVNVALDSISVSLGANKTQLGLLVSLYGLAFAISLAMSGRMGDRYGRKKLFMYGIASFAVASFLCGLAPNIHMLIAARVLQGIAAAMLMPQILATIHVTLQGELHSKAIGIYGSVGGLSFIIGQIFGGWLISTNLFDLGWRSVFYINLPLCALILYFGQKWVPETKEVSSLNLDWIGTVLLAIIVTLILVSISAGPDFGWNWWVWSLLILALPLMLLLWKVEGDKEAKQQTPLIPPSLLKRPTVILGCGSLMLQVASYGGYMFVVALTLQSGFHMTSLESGNAFVGLGISYFVGSLYAGKLAKWFTHYGFTGVILCGSLMNLFGYSYLYAVISDNAEHLTPWTMLAPMLIIGVGNAFAVNSSLRIGLSDIPQQYAGVGSAFMTTLQQTSIALGTALCAAFFIQNLNAEDVFHLASLKAGLATIAVFISGLFVIHALRAMKIRKQLSVARSNLG is encoded by the coding sequence ATGCAGCTCATCTTTTTCGGCTCAATTTTCATTTGCTCAACATCGGTGTTTTACATGGAAGTACAGAAAACAAACTCGAATCATCTTACGGCGACAGGGCTGATTTTATTGGTAGCGGGGCAGTTGATGCCTCAAATGGATTTCTCAATAGTGAATGTGGCATTGGATTCTATCAGTGTGTCACTGGGCGCCAACAAAACACAGCTAGGTCTGCTGGTTTCTCTTTATGGTTTGGCGTTTGCTATCAGCTTGGCAATGAGCGGTCGTATGGGTGATCGATACGGGCGCAAAAAACTGTTTATGTATGGCATTGCCAGTTTTGCTGTAGCCTCATTTCTTTGTGGGCTAGCGCCGAACATCCATATGTTGATTGCTGCGCGCGTATTACAGGGCATTGCCGCAGCGATGCTGATGCCGCAAATATTGGCAACCATACATGTGACTTTGCAGGGTGAACTACACTCCAAAGCTATCGGTATTTATGGCTCGGTTGGCGGACTTTCATTCATCATTGGGCAGATATTTGGTGGTTGGCTTATCTCAACTAACCTGTTTGATTTGGGATGGCGCAGCGTTTTTTACATCAACTTGCCGTTGTGCGCCCTGATTCTTTATTTTGGTCAGAAGTGGGTTCCTGAGACCAAAGAAGTGAGCAGTTTAAATCTGGATTGGATTGGTACTGTATTGCTCGCCATCATAGTGACGCTCATTCTGGTGTCCATTTCAGCAGGACCGGATTTTGGATGGAACTGGTGGGTGTGGTCGCTGCTTATTCTAGCGTTACCACTGATGCTGCTGTTATGGAAAGTCGAAGGGGATAAAGAAGCGAAGCAACAGACGCCTTTGATTCCGCCATCATTGCTTAAACGCCCAACCGTGATTCTTGGTTGTGGCAGTTTGATGCTTCAGGTTGCGTCCTATGGCGGTTACATGTTTGTTGTGGCGCTTACGCTACAGTCTGGCTTTCATATGACTTCATTAGAGTCAGGAAATGCTTTTGTCGGCTTGGGTATCTCTTATTTTGTTGGTTCTCTATACGCAGGAAAACTGGCGAAGTGGTTTACTCATTACGGCTTTACTGGCGTTATTTTGTGTGGCTCGCTGATGAACCTATTTGGATATAGCTATCTGTATGCGGTGATTAGTGACAACGCTGAGCATCTTACGCCTTGGACTATGCTCGCTCCGATGCTGATTATTGGTGTCGGAAATGCGTTTGCCGTAAACAGTTCACTTCGAATTGGTCTTTCGGATATTCCTCAGCAATACGCTGGTGTAGGAAGTGCGTTTATGACAACCTTGCAGCAAACATCTATCGCTTTGGGTACGGCGCTCTGTGCTGCATTCTTTATCCAAAACCTGAATGCGGAAGATGTATTCCATCTCGCTTCACTTAAAGCTGGCTTAGCAACCATTGCCGTGTTTATTTCGGGTTTATTCGTCATTCACGCACTACGAGCGATGAAAATCCGCAAACAATTGAGCGTGGCACGCTCGAACTTGGGGTGA